From Rutidosis leptorrhynchoides isolate AG116_Rl617_1_P2 chromosome 3, CSIRO_AGI_Rlap_v1, whole genome shotgun sequence, a single genomic window includes:
- the LOC139902626 gene encoding protein NETWORKED 3A-like — MVESENKLSSYWWWFDSHNNSITKKSPWLQSTLAELDEKTETMLKLIEEDADSFAKRAEMYYKKRPELITILEDFYRSYRALALQYARAAKFDPDTRDLSQHQTSDVDKCYDTFSESFGFDHDQDDESDVVDDHQESSSESVDEEIMSLREEIERLKEENEVQKEMLVEKDEEKREVIRQLSFSVDLLKQENLDLKKRSINKSC; from the exons ATGGTGGAATCAGAGAATAAGTTGTCTTCTTACTGGTGGTGGTTTGATAGTCACAACAATAGTATCACAAAAAAGTCCCCATGGCTCCAATCCACTCTTGCAG AATTGGATGAAAAGACGGAAACAATGCTGAAATTGATCGAAGAAGATGCAGATTCGTTTGCCAAACGTGCAGAGATGTACTACAAGAAACGCCCCGAACTTATCACCATCCTTGAGGATTTTTATCGTTCCTATCGCGCACTTGCTCTACAGTACGCTCGAGCAGCCAAGTTTGACCCCGATACTCGTGATTTGAGTCAACACCAAACTTCTGATGTGGACAAATGCTATGACACATTTTCGGAGTCATTTGGCTTTGATCATGATCAAGACGATGAGTCCGACGTCGTCGATGATCATCAAGAATCTTCAAGTGAATCAGTTGACGAAGAAATTATGAGTTTGAGAGAAGAAATAGAGAGACTTAAAGAAGAAAATGAGGTTCAAAAAGAGATGTTGGTTGAAAAAGATGAAGAAAAAAGAGAAGTAATAAGACAACTGAGTTTTAGTGTTGATTTGCTTAAACAAGAGAATTTGGATCTTAAAAAGAGAAGCATCAATAAATCTTGCTAG